Proteins encoded within one genomic window of Lampris incognitus isolate fLamInc1 chromosome 1, fLamInc1.hap2, whole genome shotgun sequence:
- the prodhb gene encoding proline dehydrogenase 1, mitochondrial has product MLGHIWVNNIAVKLPKKLHQILLLLLFSQIMDFSKKVLGQKTFEQFMKMTFYGQFVAGEDHRAIRPLLQKNQAFGVGSVLDYSVEEDISQGEAERKEKDLCSSAVGRESKGVDQRENKYKALRGFGDRRGGAARACTYSFSDEAKCDQHMETFLKCIKASGRSSTEGFSAIKMTALGRPRFLLQFSEVLMKWRRFFNFLAAQQGKDGIEALDQRLDLQDLQEFLNRLGAKGDFYGWFTDGKQASSGGTIDILDWNGLIDDRTNTADLLVVPNLEISQLEPLLVKFTAEEENQLKRMLQRMDVLANHAKDNGVRLMVDAEQTYFQPAISRLTLEMQRIFNKKKPIIFNTYQCYLKEAYDSVTMDVELSRREGWCFGAKLVRGAYMYQERERAKEIGYEDPINPDYESTNRMYHRCLDYVLDEVALNRKASVMVASHNEDTVKYTLWRMNEMGLAPTENKVSFGQLLGMCDQISFPLGQAGFPVYKYVPYGPVNEVIPYLSRRAQENRGFMKGALKERQLLWRELRRRLASGELLYRPIF; this is encoded by the exons ATGTTGGGACACATCTGGGTCAACAACATAGCAGTAAAGCTTCCCAAAAAACTACATCAgattttattgttgttattgttttccCAGATAATGGATTTTAGTAAGAAGGTCCTAGGCCAGAAGACCTTTGAGCAGTTCATGAAGATGACGTTTTATGGTCAGTTTGTGGCTGGGGAGGACCATCGGGCCATCAGGCCCCTGCTCCAAAAGAACCAGGCCTTCGGTGTTGGCTCTGTTCTGGACTACAGTGTTGAGGAAGACATCAGCCAGGGGGAGGCTGAGAGGAAAGAGAAGGA CTTATGTTCATCCGCCGTGGGGAGAGAAAGCAAAG GTGTGGACCAGAGGGAGAACAAGTACAAAGCCCTTAGAGGGTTTGGGGATCGTCGTGGGGGTGCAGCTAGAGCATGCACCTATTCCTTCTCAGATGAAGCCAAGTGCGACCAGCACATGGAGACCTTCCTCAAGTGCATCAAGGCATCAG gtagaAGTTCAACTGAAGGCTTTTCTGCCATTAAAATGACTGCATTGGGACGACCTCGATTCCTG CTCCAGTTCTCAGAAGTTCTGATGAAATGGCGTCGATTTTTCAACTTCCTGGCGGCACAGCAGGGGAAAGATGGCATAGAGGCATTGGATCAGAGGCTGGATCTGCAAGACCTTCAG GAATTCCTGAACAGGCTGGGTGCAAAAGGTGACTTCTACGGCTGGTTTACTGATGGCAAACAGGCATCCTCTGG CGGCACCATTGATATTCTGGACTGGAACGGTCTGATAGACGACAGAACAAACACAGCAGACCTGCTGGTCGTCCCAAACCTAGAG ATAAGTCAGCTGGAGCCGCTTTTGGTGAAGTTCACCGCTGAGGAGGAAAATCAGTTGAAGAGGATGCTACAGCGCATGGATGTCCTGGCTAAT CATGCAAAAGACAATGGTGTGCGCTTGATGGTTGACGCGGAGCAGACCTATTTCCAACCAGCGATCAGCAGGCTGACACTGGAGATGCAAAGAATCTTCAACAAAAAGAAGCCTATTATCTTCAACACCTACCAATGCTACCTCAAG GAGGCTTATGACAGTGTAACCATGGACGTGGAGCTGTCTCGCCGGGAGGGCTGGTGCTTTGGGGCCAAGCTGGTGCGTGGGGCCTACAtgtaccaggagagagagagggctaagGAGATTGGCTACGAGGATCCTATCAACCCCGACTACGAGTCCACCAATAGGATGTACCACAG GTGTCTCGACTATGTGCTGGATGAAGTTGCACTCAACAGAAAGGCCAGTGTCATGGTTGCTTCCCATAATGAGGACACAGTGAAATACACCCTTTGGCG AATGAATGAAATGGGTCTGGCCCCTACAGAGAACAAGGTGTCCTTTGGCCAACTATTGGGCATGTGTGACCAGATTAGCTTCCCACTGG GTCAGGCTGGCTTTCCCGTCTATAAATATGTTCCCTATGGGCCAGTGAATGAGGTGATCCCCTATCTGTCGCGGAGGGCCCAGGAGAACCGTGGCTTCATGAAGGGGGCCCTGAAGGAGAGGCAGCTGCTGTGGAGGGAACTGAGGCGCAGACTGGCCTCCGGGGAGCTCCTCTACAGACCCATATTCTGA